Proteins encoded together in one Coffea arabica cultivar ET-39 chromosome 2c, Coffea Arabica ET-39 HiFi, whole genome shotgun sequence window:
- the LOC113725168 gene encoding NADPH-dependent aldo-keto reductase, chloroplastic-like — translation MRNIYMRQVRLNNGVWMPVVGLGTYSSENDSETTQQAVRMALQMGYRHFDTAKIYGSEPALGNALRSAISDRMIQREDVFVTSKLWSSDHHDPVSALEETLQKLGLEYVDLYLVHWPVKLKPGVLNPVPGEEDFDILDLESTWLGMEKCLAMGLCRCIGVSNFSSRKVQQILDFATVPPAVNQVEMHPMWRQRKLREVCRKHNIHVSAYSPLGAPGNCWGSTAVVDHPILKSVALKHKATPAQVALAWGMSKGSSVIVKSFNQRRMKENIGALHLALDDSDTLKIQKMEEWKIMRGDFFTNETTSPYRTIQDLWDDEI, via the exons atgagaaaCATTTACATGAGGCAGGTGAGATTGAATAACGGCGTATGGATGCCGGTGGTTGGTTTGGGCACTTATTCCTCTGAAAATGATTCAGAGACTACTCAACAAGCGGTCCGAATGGCACTTCAG ATGGGGTACAGGCACTTTGATACTGCTAAGATATATGGCTCGGAGCCTGCCTTAGGAAATGCATTGAGGAGTGCAATTTCTGATAGGATGATTCAGAGAGAAGACGTCTTTGTTACATCTAAACTATGGAGCAGTGATCACCATGATCCCGTCTCTGCACTTGAGGAAACTCTCCA GAAGCTCGGGTTGGAATATGTGGACCTATACTTGGTCCATTGGCCGGTGAAGTTGAAGCCTGGAGTTCTTAATCCAGTTCCCGGCGAAGAGGATTTCGATATACTAGACCTGGAGAGCACTTGGTTGGGAATGGAGAAATGCCTAGCAATGGGTTTGTGCAGGTGTATAGGGGTCAGCAATTTCTCCAGCAGGAAGGTTCAGCAAATTTTGGATTTTGCCACTGTGCCTCCTGCTGTCAATCAG GTGGAGATGCATCCGATGTGGAGGCAAAGAAAGCTAAGGGAGGTTTGCAGGAAACACAACATCCATGTCAGTGCATATTCCCCTCTTGGGGCACCTGGAAATTGCTGGGGATCAACGGCCGTGGTGGATCATCCCATCCTAAAATCTGTTGCCCTAAAACACAAAGCAACACCAGCTCAG GTTGCTCTAGCATGGGGCATGTCAAAAGGATCCAGTGTAATTGTGAAGAGCTTCAATCAGAGAAGAATGAAAGAGAACATAGGAGCCCTTCATTTGGCATTGGACGACTCTGATACTCTCAAAATTCAGAAGATGGAAGAATGGAAGATCATGAGGGGGGATTTTTTCACCAATGAAACAACCAGCCCCTATAGGACCATTCAGGATCTGTGGGACGATGAGATTTGA
- the LOC113725167 gene encoding uncharacterized protein isoform X1 — protein sequence MKKGKSVGVVGGPSDGYERDDYPDYDDDDDDELSVMRPRRSSTDARPIVRTPSRGGSSKYDFVKVKVWLGDNADHYYVLSRFLLSRMLTVTKIPNHVAIKIALELKKLLIDNSLLDVSQSDLEANLFKLMKRRGYGAEYINRYKMMTRFHHQRVPLVILVCGTASVGKSTIATQLAQRLNLPNVLQTDMVYELLRTSTDAPLASSHVWARDFSSSEELITEFCRECRVVQKGLAGDLRKAMKDGKPIIIEGMHLDPSIYLMDDDNKLLNQMPTKDEESKPSKGDCKDGIKTVCNSTVSQDSQEENKYSCPGNVTLGEETSADQLIKVSGLIKALDILGINPEKKVETIKDLADDRKEKSGPRPIIIPIVLKMADFDHKALLEEWICTRTSNGKCQIQDKDKLISNLKTIQDYLCSFKSLGLTVVNISATTFPQTLDWLHNYLLQCIEQGISTSSSGEASGN from the exons ATGAAGAAGGGTAAAAGTGTGGGAGTAGTAGGCGGCCCTAGTGACGGATATGAACGAGATGACTATCCAGACTACGATGATGATGACGATGATGAGCTGAGTGTGATGAGACCAAGAAGGTCTTCCACTGATGCTAGGCCTATAGTCCGAACCCCCAGTCGCGGCGGCTCTTCCAAATACGATTTTGTTAAG gTGAAGGTTTGGTTGGGTGATAATGCCGATCACTATTACGTTCTCTCCAGGTTCTTGCTTAGCAGAATGCTCACTGTCACAAAG ATTCCCAATCATGTGGCAATCAAAATTGCTCTTGAGCTTAAAAAGCTTCTCATAGACAATAGCCTTTTGGATGT CTCCCAATCGGACCTGGAAGCAAATTTGTTCAAG CTTATGAAGCGACGTGGTTATGGAGCAGAGTATATTAACCGCTATAAGATGATGACGAG ATTTCATCATCAGAGGGTTCCTCTTGTTATTCTTGTATGTGGTACGGCATCTGTTGGGAAGTCTACTATTGCTACTCAACTTGCACAAAGACTAAACCTGCCAAATGTGTTACAG ACCGACATGGTTTATGAGTTACTACGCACGTCAACAGA TGCACCATTGGCATCTTCCCATGTTTGGGCACGAGATTTCAGCTCCTCCGAGGAACTTATAACTGAGTTTTGTAGAGAGTGCAGAGTAGTTCAGAAAG GTTTGGCTGGTGACTTGAGGAAAGCAATGAAAGATGGTAAACCAATTATTATTGAG GGAATGCATTTGGATCCTAGCATATACCTCATGGATGATGACAATAAGTTGTTAAATCAGATGCCAACAAAAGACGAAGAGTCAAAGCCTTCGAAGGGAGACTGCAAAGATGGAATAAAAACTGTCTGCAATTCTACAGTATCACAAGATAGTCAGGAAGAAAATAAGTACTCCTGTCCTGGGAATGTAACCTTGGGGGAAGAAACATCTGCTGATCAGCTGATTAAAGTTTCAGGACTTATCAAAGCTTTGGATATTCTTGGAATTAATCCTGAGAAGAAAG TTGAGACAATTAAGGATCTGGCAGatgatagaaaagaaaaatctggTCCACGGCCAATTATCATTCCAATAGTCCTAAAGATGGCTGACTTTGATCACAAG GCCTTACTGGAGGAGTGGATATGCACTCGGACAAGTAATGGGAAATGCCAAATTCAG GATAAAGATAAGCTGATTAGCAACTTGAAAACAATTCAGGATTATCTATGTTCATTCAAGTCATTG GGTTTGACAGTTGTCAACATATCAGCAACAACATTTCCGCAAACACTTGATTGGCTGCACAATTATCTTCTTCAG TGCATTGAGCAAGGCATATCTACGAGTAGCAGTGGAGAGGCTTCTGGAAATTAA
- the LOC113725167 gene encoding uncharacterized protein isoform X2 codes for MKKGKSVGVVGGPSDGYERDDYPDYDDDDDDELSVMRPRRSSTDARPIVRTPSRGGSSKYDFVKVKVWLGDNADHYYVLSRFLLSRMLTVTKIPNHVAIKIALELKKLLIDNSLLDVSQSDLEANLFKLMKRRGYGAEYINRYKMMTRFHHQRVPLVILVCGTASVGKSTIATQLAQRLNLPNVLQTDMVYELLRTSTDAPLASSHVWARDFSSSEELITEFCRECRVVQKGLAGDLRKAMKDGKPIIIEGMHLDPSIYLMDDDNKLLNQMPTKDEESKPSKGDCKDGIKTVCNSTVSQDSQEENKYSCPGNVTLGEETSADQLIKVSGLIKALDILGINPEKKVETIKDLADDRKEKSGPRPIIIPIVLKMADFDHKALLEEWICTRTSNGKCQIQGLTVVNISATTFPQTLDWLHNYLLQCIEQGISTSSSGEASGN; via the exons ATGAAGAAGGGTAAAAGTGTGGGAGTAGTAGGCGGCCCTAGTGACGGATATGAACGAGATGACTATCCAGACTACGATGATGATGACGATGATGAGCTGAGTGTGATGAGACCAAGAAGGTCTTCCACTGATGCTAGGCCTATAGTCCGAACCCCCAGTCGCGGCGGCTCTTCCAAATACGATTTTGTTAAG gTGAAGGTTTGGTTGGGTGATAATGCCGATCACTATTACGTTCTCTCCAGGTTCTTGCTTAGCAGAATGCTCACTGTCACAAAG ATTCCCAATCATGTGGCAATCAAAATTGCTCTTGAGCTTAAAAAGCTTCTCATAGACAATAGCCTTTTGGATGT CTCCCAATCGGACCTGGAAGCAAATTTGTTCAAG CTTATGAAGCGACGTGGTTATGGAGCAGAGTATATTAACCGCTATAAGATGATGACGAG ATTTCATCATCAGAGGGTTCCTCTTGTTATTCTTGTATGTGGTACGGCATCTGTTGGGAAGTCTACTATTGCTACTCAACTTGCACAAAGACTAAACCTGCCAAATGTGTTACAG ACCGACATGGTTTATGAGTTACTACGCACGTCAACAGA TGCACCATTGGCATCTTCCCATGTTTGGGCACGAGATTTCAGCTCCTCCGAGGAACTTATAACTGAGTTTTGTAGAGAGTGCAGAGTAGTTCAGAAAG GTTTGGCTGGTGACTTGAGGAAAGCAATGAAAGATGGTAAACCAATTATTATTGAG GGAATGCATTTGGATCCTAGCATATACCTCATGGATGATGACAATAAGTTGTTAAATCAGATGCCAACAAAAGACGAAGAGTCAAAGCCTTCGAAGGGAGACTGCAAAGATGGAATAAAAACTGTCTGCAATTCTACAGTATCACAAGATAGTCAGGAAGAAAATAAGTACTCCTGTCCTGGGAATGTAACCTTGGGGGAAGAAACATCTGCTGATCAGCTGATTAAAGTTTCAGGACTTATCAAAGCTTTGGATATTCTTGGAATTAATCCTGAGAAGAAAG TTGAGACAATTAAGGATCTGGCAGatgatagaaaagaaaaatctggTCCACGGCCAATTATCATTCCAATAGTCCTAAAGATGGCTGACTTTGATCACAAG GCCTTACTGGAGGAGTGGATATGCACTCGGACAAGTAATGGGAAATGCCAAATTCAG GGTTTGACAGTTGTCAACATATCAGCAACAACATTTCCGCAAACACTTGATTGGCTGCACAATTATCTTCTTCAG TGCATTGAGCAAGGCATATCTACGAGTAGCAGTGGAGAGGCTTCTGGAAATTAA
- the LOC113725169 gene encoding F-box protein At5g51370-like, whose translation MSCSPEKPNGNSPLKLWIKNKKVLNNVLFTMRLQSLTKQPQTPSLLTPRPHKTEGFTFPELVSDKTSLLPDEILLQILSKLPDSQRNSNSLVSKRWLNLQGRLVKSVKLLDWNFLVSSRLFVRFPNLVHVDLVEGSLTSPRNSGILCTHKVASFYVDTDTEPKGSLACERFMLHADEIDLGLRNLANGCPNLRRLVVLNASEMGLLSVAEECPTLQELELHRCNDRVLRGIAAFQNLQILRLIADIDGFYSSVVSDVGLTILAQGCKRLVKLELNGCQGSYDGIRAIGQCCQMLEELTFCDHKMEDGWLAALSYCENLKTLRFLSCKTIDLNPGPHEHLGSCPTLERLHFEKCQLRDKQSVRALFVVCQGVKDIIFKNCWGLNNDIFSITTDLRSVKLLSLEGCPVLTTAGLELVVISWMEIQSLRVVSCNKIKDTEISPVLSYLFSTLKDLQWRPDTKSLLSANLVGSRMGKRGAKFFKKTCDWKALTGA comes from the exons ATGTCGTGTTCTCCTGAGAAACCAAATGGTAACTCTCCATTGAAGCTGTGGATCAAGAACAAGAAAGTTCTCAACAATGTCTTATTTACCATGCGCCTCCAATCTCTTACCAAACAGCCCCAAACCCCTTCTCTATTGACCCCGCGACCACACAAGACCGAAGGCTTCACTTTCCCTGAACTTGTCTCTGATAAAACCTCACTCCTTCCTGATGAAATCCTTCTCCAAATCCTCTCAAAGCTTCCTGATTCACAGAGGAATTCCAATTCCCTCGTATCCAAAAGGTGGCTGAATCTTCAAGGCCGACTTGTAAAGTCTGTAAAGCTTCTTGATTGGAACTTTCTTGTATCGAGTCGCTTATTTGTCAGATTCCCAAATCTTGTTCATGTTGATTTAGTTGAAGGGTCTCTAACGTCGCCCCGAAACTCGGGTATTTTATGCACTCACAAGGTTGCATCTTTTTACGTCGACACTGATACTGAGCCCAAAGGCTCTCTTGCTTGTGAAAGATTTATGCTACATGCCGATGAAATTGACCTGGGCTTGAGGAATTTAGCTAATGGATGTCCAAATTTGAGGAGGCTTGTGGTGCTGAATGCTAGTGAGATGGGGCTGTTGAGTGTGGCTGAGGAGTGTCCAACCCTCCAAGAATTGGAGTTGCATAGGTGTAATGATCGGGTTCTTCGCGGGATTGCAGCATTTCAGAATTTACAGATATTGAGATTGATTGCAGATATCGATGGTTTTTATAGCTCAGTGGTTTCAGATGTGGGGTTGACTATTTTGGCTCAAGGTTGTAAGAGGTTGGTCAAGCTGGAGTTGAATGGATGCCAGGGGAGCTATGACGGGATTCGAGCTATTGGACAGTGTTGTCAAATGCttgaagagttgactttttgtGATCATAAGATGGAGGATGGATGGTTAGCAGCTCTTTCTTATTGTGAGAATTTAAAGACTTTAAGGTTTTTATCTTGTAAGACTATTGATCTGAATCCAGGACCTCATGAACATCTGGGATCTTGTCCAACACTTGAAAGGTTGCACTTCGAGAAATGTCAGTTGCGGGATAAGCAGAGTGTCAGGGCATTGTTTGTTGTCTGTCAAGGAGTGAAGGATATTATTTTCAAAAACTGTTGGGGCTTGAACAATGATATTTTCAGCATTACAACTGATCTGAG GAGTGTGAAGTTGCTGTCTTTGGAAGGTTGTCCGGTGCTAACAACAGCTGGTCTAGAGTTGGTGGTTATTTCCTGGATGGAGATTCAGAGTCTTAGAGTAGTATCGTGTAACAAAATAAAGGATACTGAGATATCTCCTGTGCTTTCGTATTTGTTTTCTACTTTGAAAGACCTGCAGTGGAGACCAGATACAAAATCTCTTCTTTCAGCTAATCTTGTAGGGAGTAGAATGGGAAAAAGGGGTGCCAAATTTTTTAAGAAGACGTGTGACTGGAAGGCACTTACTGGTGCTTAG